The following is a genomic window from Candidatus Nezhaarchaeota archaeon.
CTAGGACGAGTGGGTTGAATCTGAATGGCACTGTATGCGATAAAACCTGTAAATAGCCATGTCCTTGGATGACCGCCAGAGCTGCCGAGGCAGAGAGCATACCTATTATGGAGGATATTAAAACCCATGGTGAAAGCTTAAGCAGAACGTCGATTTTTAAGAGCTTTTCGTTTGCTCCTATAGCCCTTAAAATACTCAATTCGCTCCTATGCTGGACCATTATTGTTTTAGATGCCAAGACTATAGTTAAGCTTGAGAATAAGAAGACCACTATTGAGAGCGTTATAAGCGCCTCCCTCGTTACGCCGTACCTCTCCATATACTTCACCATGTACCTGGAGGCTTGCTCAACATCTACGTCCTCGATTCTGAAGTGCATAGGGGCCCATGGAGCTGCAGGCTCTTTAGGAGCTTGTTGAGGTGGGCTCGGCTCTACCTCTCCCGACGCCTCAGCCTCAATAACCTTGAGGATGTCGTCTAGCGTTGCAATGTCTCCATCTATCTTCAGCCTTATGAGGGTCACGTGGTTGTAGTCGGCCCCCCTGAGCCATTGCCCAACATATAATGGCGCTAAGATCTCATCATCAAGCATTGAGTTTGCACGGAATATCCCCTTGATCCTTAACTCCAAATACCTTTCAGAGAGCACTCCACACAGAAGCACTTTATCGCCTACTTCAAGACCAAGCCTTCTAGCAATCCTCTCGCCAGCTACTGCCGAGTTTATGTCACACTCACTGAGAAAGCTGCCCTCCACGATCTTCAGCGCGCCAAACTCGGTGAAGACCTCAGGCATTATCCCCCTCAAGAAGACTGCTTCCCCGTCGACTATGCATGGCGCTATAACCTCTGGGCTCGTAGCTAACACCCCATTGATTGCCGCTAGCTTCTCGGCAAGGTACGCTGGAACCAAGCCCGTGTACGGCGTTCTACTCCTGAAATTGTATACGACTATTATGTCCTCTCCTTCACCTAAGTAGGCTGTGAAGCCTTCATGGAAGCCAATCAAGCTTAGAGCTGTAAAGGAGAATAGGAATGACGCGGCCGACACCATTATAGCTAATGCTAGAATCCTCTGCCATCTAAGGTATCTGAAGCCGAGAAGATTGTTAAGCGTGCTCATGATGCTCCGCGCACCCTAACCGGTGTTGATTTGTGAGCTGGGTATAGGCATCCGAGGATTGATGAGGACAAGGTTAATAGGAGCACTTTCAGGGCTTCCTCCACCCTCAAGAATGGA
Proteins encoded in this region:
- a CDS encoding ABC transporter permease; the protein is MSTLNNLLGFRYLRWQRILALAIMVSAASFLFSFTALSLIGFHEGFTAYLGEGEDIIVVYNFRSRTPYTGLVPAYLAEKLAAINGVLATSPEVIAPCIVDGEAVFLRGIMPEVFTEFGALKIVEGSFLSECDINSAVAGERIARRLGLEVGDKVLLCGVLSERYLELRIKGIFRANSMLDDEILAPLYVGQWLRGADYNHVTLIRLKIDGDIATLDDILKVIEAEASGEVEPSPPQQAPKEPAAPWAPMHFRIEDVDVEQASRYMVKYMERYGVTREALITLSIVVFLFSSLTIVLASKTIMVQHRSELSILRAIGANEKLLKIDVLLKLSPWVLISSIIGMLSASAALAVIQGHGYLQVLSHTVPFRFNPLVLAINLILAFTLTLISVLKSDVG